A genomic segment from Bos mutus isolate GX-2022 chromosome 14, NWIPB_WYAK_1.1, whole genome shotgun sequence encodes:
- the TIGD5 gene encoding LOW QUALITY PROTEIN: tigger transposable element-derived protein 5 (The sequence of the model RefSeq protein was modified relative to this genomic sequence to represent the inferred CDS: inserted 4 bases in 3 codons) → MYSAGPPAVPAPRRCRRPPPGRPMQPPRPPAPAPVPAARPPPPAPGPRPRVAVKMAFRKAYSIXDKLQAIERVKGGERQASVCRDFGVPGGTLRGWLKDEPKLRWFLEQLGGEVGTQRKKMRLANEEEIDRAVYSWFLALRQHGVPLSGPLIQAQAEAFARQIYGPECTFKASHGWFWRWQKRHGISSQRIYGEAEPLAPXPAPGPPVKQEPAQPTRAGPLPDRAASTSXPAEGGYGDEQIYNANVTGLYWKLLPEQAAPVGAGGCGRRWRGDRVTVLLAANLTGSHKLKPLVIGQLPDPPSLRHHNQDKFPASYRYSPDAWLSRPLLRGWFFEEFVPGVRRYLRRSCLQQKAVLLVAHPPCPSSEARMPALEESEETRRRCRPEPTGPPEELQTPDGAVRVLFLCRGSGRAHIPPPLEQGVVAAFKQLYKRELLRLAVSCAGGSPLDFMRSFMLKDMLYLAGLSWDLVQAGSIERCWLLGLRAAFEPRPVEERAGQPAGQAEEAAEHSRVLSDLTHLAALAYKRLAPEEVAEWLHLDDDGGLPDGGREDWGPSRPPVLVPGGPLLPASLPSAVAGGAEEEEEEAIPTAGEAVRGLETALRWLETQDPREVGPLKLVQLRSLISTARRLGGIGPSPMVPDDGL, encoded by the exons ATGTACTCTGCGGGACCCCCGGCCGTCCCGGCCCCGCGCCGCTGTCGCCGACCCCCGCCCGGACGCCCCATGCAACCGCCGCGGCCTCCCGCTCCCGCCCCGGTCCCCGCCGCGCGGCCGCCGCCCCCCGCGCCCGGGCCGCGGCCCCGCGTCGCCGTGAAGATGGCCTTCCGCAAGGCCTACTCCA AGGATAAGCTGCAGGCCATCGAGCGCGTCAAGGGCGGCGAGAGGCAGGCCAGCGTCTGCCGCGACTTCGGCGTGCCGGGCGGCACGTTGCGCGGCTGGCTCAAGGACGAGCCCAAGCTGCGCTGGTTCCTGGAGCAGCTGGGCGGCGAGGTGGGCACGCAGCGCAAGAAGATGCGGCTGGCCAACGAGGAGGAGATCGACCGCGCCGTCTACTCGTGGTTCCTGGCGCTGCGCCAGCACGGCGTGCCGCTGTCTGGGCCACTCATCCAGGCGCAGGCCGAGGCCTTCGCGCGCCAGATCTACGGGCCCGAATGCACCTTCAAGGCCAGCCACGGCTGGTTCTGGCGCTGGCAGAAGCGCCACGGCATCTCTAGCCAGCGCATCTACGGCGAGGCCGAGCCCTTGGCCCC CCCCGCGCCTGGCCCGCCCGTCAAGCAGGAGCCCGCGCAGCCCACCCGCGCCGGGCCCCTGCCCGACCGCGCCGCGAGTACCT GCCCCGCAGAGGGCGGCTACGGCGACGAGCAGATCTACAACGCCAACGTCACGGGCCTCTACTGGAAGCTGCTCCCAGAGCAGGCTGCGCCTGTGGGTGCGGGGGGCTGCGGCCGCCGCTGGCGGGGCGACAGGGTGACGGTCCTGCTGGCCGCTAACCTCACCGGCAGCCACAAGCTGAAGCCGCTGGTCATCGGGCAGCTGCCAGACCCACCAAGCCTGCGCCACCACAACCAGGACAAGTTCCCTGCCTCCTACCGCTACAGCCCCGACGCCTGGCTCAGCCGGCCGCTGCTGCGCGGCTGGTTCTTCGAGGAGTTCGTCCCCGGTGTCAGGCGCTACCTGCGCCGCAGCTGCCTGCAGCAGAAGGCCGTGCTGCTGGTGGCGCACCCGCCCTGCCCCAGCTCTGAGGCCAGGATgcctgccctggaggagagcgaGGAGACCCGCAGGAGGTGCCGGCCCGAGCCCACCGGTCCCCCGGAGGAGCTGCAGACCCCCGACGGGGCTGTGCGGGTGCTGTTCCTGtgcaggggcagcggccgggcgCACATACCCCCCCCGCTGGAGCAGGGGGTGGTGGCCGCATTTAAGCAGCTGTACAAGCGGGAGCTGCTGCGGCTAGCCGTGTCCTGCGCCGGGGGGTCCCCGCTGGACTTCATGCGCAGCTTCATGCTCAAGGACATGCTGTACCTGGCGGGCCTCTCCTGGGACCTGGTGCAGGCGGGCAGCATTGAGCGCTGCTGGCTGCTGGGCTTGCGGGCTGCCTTCGAGCCCCGGCCGGTGGAGGAGCGCGCCGGGCAGCCTGCTGGCCAGGCCGAGGAGGCCGCGGAGCACAGCAGGGTGCTCAGCGACCTCACGCACCTGGCAGCCTTGGCCTACAAGCGCCTGGCTCCTGAGGAGGTGGCCGAGTGGCTGCACCTGGACGATGATGGGGGCCTGCCGGACGGTGGCAGAGAGGACTGGGGCCCCAGCCGGCCTCCCGTGCTGGTCCCTGGGGGCCCCCTGCTCCCTGCCAGCCTACCCTCAGCGGTGGCAGgaggagcagaggaggaggaggaagaggccatCCCCACTGCTGGGGAGGCCGTTCGGGGTCTGGAGACAGCGCTGCGGtggctggagacccaggaccCCCGGGAGGTGGGGCCGCTGAAGCTGGTGCAGCTGCGGTCGCTCATCAGCACAGCCCGGAGGCTGGGGGGCATCGGGCCCTCACCCATGGTTCCCGATGACGGGCTGTGA